A genomic segment from Triticum dicoccoides isolate Atlit2015 ecotype Zavitan chromosome 1A, WEW_v2.0, whole genome shotgun sequence encodes:
- the LOC119269643 gene encoding uncharacterized protein LOC119269643 translates to MRRLFVAAWPHLLISFLLVAPQSKAASSFGATAGRPEWQVLTRANFSSQIRLHPHILLVVTMPWYGESRSLMAEIQQLVATEEMELGRLKLMVVYRNSEKLLSDAIGATEGTKFIYYQQSIQFKYQGKLRARDILYSVRHIMPLKHEEAPFVALHTKDDVEEFIQSTDRAVLLSEFCGWFTRLASDRSNRSSGVTPSKTHAENVDVSGKTVTRQSDGRLELVIEDDELTFGGGSQLTGSPWKGGFTTANQSVSDHIRISTDENSKLCTVQKFQQFESFYAKLTALSREHFLPPEKVRFGLVTEKLPLSSLDIANASNSETWFLSVHYLGCTSCSVIAKEEDDLRSLLQSYHNLDVKEIDTDASGGEVTFPANRPSAILFINRLSDSLKIRDESKLSLKLLREYAQKNYPPYVISGDLNSGNSRMRTKADPSALSTSKSDGHSGTARLHDLASKYMDLGEKMSVMVVRDGESISYRSASEGSTNSPLYEILTKLIHKTRSAHRSKKTRISFVTKNDDLKLLSDDPEVQVVDSVSIQESQRMDDLFASSESVNDGIAEVSVHENNKATKVEYIDDGQTPTILEKTPAHYCGINDNDLHCSDTEMEEQQAVEASDVSPDLREEASIDVHSSNEVHGKLQKHRDEKIVTEVLDFLEPDGRKANSNKEKSGLPNQQDVFSVLSQESERIENFISEDDLFNIDEESEKGGSKFSPRATFSSSSILASDNTEYTEQVTSSISDNHFVGSFFFSDGGHRLLRTLTGGSRMPSLVIIDPVQQKHYVFPQESEFSYPSLAIFFDSFVNRSLSPYYRSASSVISSKELPRPPLVNQDFHEANSIPLLTASSFCRLVFGFEGCDSKNETPFLNTATLGVAWKKDVLVLFSNSWCGFCQRTELVVRELHRSFKSYMSLNSQFAKAQGLQTEENGGDLGLPTIYMMDCTANDCHHLLKSADKEELYPTVLLFPAENKSAISYGGGMSLGNLIEFLESHASNSRHMSEYKGFLRKKRMVMQHEAPQTVRFHMKDKSGSNVGSDPPSQPEKRKVHIVTGSILDATEKLGAAVPFDNARVLIVSADSHEGFHGLIINKRLSLDTLKNLDSSLEPIKLAPLFYGGPVVVQGYHLVSLSRAALEGYTPVIPDLYYGNIIATGRVIAGIRAGEQSAEDLWFFLGYAGWGYSQLFDELSEGAWHVSAGPIRHLEWPDS, encoded by the exons ATGCGCCGTCTTTTCGTCGCGGCATGGCCGCACCTCCTTATCTCCTTCCTCCTCGTCGCGCCACAGTCAAAGGCGGCGTCAAGCTTCGGCGCCACCGCTGGCCGCCCAGAGTGGCAGGTCTTGACCAGGGCTAACTTCTCCTCCCAGATCCGGCTCCACCCCCACATCCTCCTCGTCGTCACCATGCCAT GGTATGGTGAGTCAAGATCACTGATGGCCGAAATACAGCAGCTGGTCGCAACCGAGGAGATGGAGCTAGGTCGCCTTAAGTTGATGGTTGTGTACAGAAATTCTGAGAAGTTGCTGTCGGATGCTATTGGTGCAACTGAAGGAACAAAGTTCATATACTACCAACAATCCATACAGTTCAAATATCAAGGAAAGCTTCGTGCACGTGATATATTGTATTCAGTACGACATATCATGCCACTTAAGCACGAGGAGGCCCCTTTTGTGGCTTTGCATACAAAAGATGATGTGGAGGAGTTTATTCAATCAACTGACAGAGCTGTACTTCTGTCTGAGTTCTGTGGTTGGTTTACTCGATTGGCTAGTGACAGAAGCAACAGAAGCAGTGGGGTCACTCCATCAAAAACTCACGCAGAGAATG TTGACGTTTCTGGGAAGACAGTGACCAGACAATCAGATGGGCGTCTAGAGCTT GTTATAGAAGATGATGAACTGACCTTTGGAGGTGGGAGTCAGCTTACTGGTTCTCCTTGGAAAGGTGGATTTACCACAGCAAATCAAAGTGTCTCAGATCACATTAGAATATCAACTGATGAAAATAGTAAGTTGTGCACAGTGCAAAAGTTCCAACAGTTTGAAAGCTTCTATGCAAAGCTTACTGCCCTGTCAAGAGAACACTTTCTTCCTCCGGAGAAAGTTAGATTTGGCCTTGTTACTGAAAAATTACCATTATCTTCATTGGATATTGCCAATGCAAGCAATTCAGAGACATGGTTCCTCAGTGTTCATTATCTGGGATGCACATCCTGTTCAGTTATAGCAAAAGAGGAGGATGACCTAAGAAGCCTGCTGCAATCCTATCATAATCTTGACGTTAAAGAG ATTGATACTGATGCGAGTGGCGGCGAGGTTACGTTTCCTGCAAATAGGCCCTCAGCTATTCTATTTATCAATAGATTATCTGATTCCTTAAAAATTAGAGATGAAAGCAAGTTATCTCTCAAGTTACTACGAGAGTATGCTCAGAAAAATTATCCACCTTATGTCATTTCTGGTGATCTAAATAGTGGTAACTCCAGAATGCGCACAAAAGCGGATCCTTCTGCACTGAGCACAAGTAAGTCAGATGGCCACTCTGGGACAGCTAGGTTGCATGATTTGGCCTCGAAGTATATGGATTTAGGTGAGAAAATGTCAGTAATGGTTGTTAGAGATGGAGAAAGTATTTCATACAGAAGTGCTAGCGAAGGTAGTACTAATAGTCCTTTATATGAAATTTTAACAAAACTGATTCACAAAACAAGATCAGCACATAGGTCAAAGAAAACAAGGATAAGTTTTGTAACAAAAAATGATGATCTAAAGTTGCTGTCTGACGATCCTGAGGTCCAAGTGGTGGATTCCGTGTCAATTCAAGAAAGTCAAAGAATGGATGATTTATTTGCCAGCTCAGAGAGTGTCAATGATGGTATCGCTGAAGTTTCTGTGCATGAAAACAACAAGGCAACAAAAGTTGAATATATTGATGATGGACAAACACCGACTATACTTGAGAAAACTCCTGCACACTACTGTGGTATCAATGATAATGATCTTCATTGTAGTGATACAGAAATGGAGGAACAACAAGCCGTCGAGGCCTCTGATGTAAGCCCTGATCTTCGGGAAGAGGCCTCCATTGATGTGCATAGCAGCAATGAAGTTCATGGCAAGTTACAAAAGCACAGAGATGAGAAAATTGTTACAGAAGTTCTGGACTTTTTGGAACCTGATGGCAGAAAAGCGAACTCTAACAAAGAGAAATCAGGATTGCCAAATCAGCAAGATGTATTTTCAGTCCTGAGTCAAGAATCTGAAAGAATTGAAAATTTCATTTCCGAGGATGATTTGTTTAATATAGATGAAGAATCAGAAAAAGGTGGCAGCAAATTTTCTCCACGTGCAACATTTAGCTCTTCCAGCATCCTTGCAAGTGACAACACTGAATATACGGAGCAGGTAACTTCAAGTATATCAGATAACCACTTTGTTGGTTCATTCTTCTTTTCTGATGGTGGTCATAGGCTTCTGAGAACTTTAACTGGTGGATCAAGAATGCCATCCCTGGTAATAATTGATCCAGTTCAACAAAAGCATTACGTCTTTCCTCAGGAAAGTGAATTTAGCTACCCTTCCTTGGCAATTTTTTTTGATAGTTTTGTGAATCGAAGTCTTTCTCCATATTATCGTTCAGCCTCATCTGTCATAAGTTCAAAGGAGCTTCCAAGGCCGCCTTTGGTCAATCAAGATTTCCACGAGGCAAATTCTATCCCTCTCTTGACAGCAAGTAGTTTTTGTCGCTTGGTCTTTGGATTTGAAGGTTGTGATTCAAAAAATGAAACgccatttttgaatactgcaacTCTTGGTGTTGCTTGGAAGAAGGATGTGCTGGTGTTGTTCAGCAACTCCTGGTGTGGGTTTTGCCAGAGAACAGAGCTTGTTGTCCGTGAATTGCACCGATCATTCAAAAGTTATATGAGTTTGAATTCTCAGTTTGCGAAGGCTCAAGGTTTGCAGACTGAAG AGAATGGCGGAGACTTGGGCCTTCCAACTATTTACATGATGGACTGCACAGCAAATGATTGCCATCATTTACTAAAATCAGCAGACAAG GAGGAGCTTTATCCTACGGTGTTGCTTTTCCCGGCAGAGAACAAAAGCGCAATATCATATGGAGGAGGAATGTCTTTGGGTAATTTAATTGAATTTCTGgagtcgcatgcgagcaattctcgCCATATGTCGGAATATAAAG GATTTCTGCGAAAGAAGAGGATGGTAATGCAACATGAAGCACCGCAGACTGTCCGGTTTCACATGAAGGACAAGAGCGGCAGCAATGTTGGTTCCGATCCGCCAAGTCAACCTGAAAAGCGCAAGGTGCATATCGTCACGGGGTCCATCCTCGACGCCACCGAAAAGCTTGGTGCTGCAGTTCCATTCGATAATGCTCGAGTGCTCATTGTATCGGCTGATTCTCACGAGGGATTTCATGGACTAATCATCAACAAAAGGTTAAGCTTGGACACCTTAAAGAACCTGGACAGCTCCCTGGAGCCTATCAAACTTGCCCCTCTCTTCTACGGCGGACCTGTTGTGGTGCAGGGTTACCACCTTGTGAGTTTGTCCAGAGCCGCCCTGGAGGGCTACACACCAGTCATACCCGACCTCTATTATGGAAACATAATTGCTACAGGCCGGGTAATCGCAGGGATCAGGGCGGGCGAGCAATCTGCCGAGGACCTGTGGTTTTTCCTCGGCTACGCTGGTTGGGGTTACAGCCAACTGTTTGACGAGCTATCTGAAGGAGCGTGGCACGTTAGTGCAGGGCCGATCAGGCACTTGGAATGGCCAGACAGTTAG